The proteins below come from a single Lates calcarifer isolate ASB-BC8 linkage group LG11, TLL_Latcal_v3, whole genome shotgun sequence genomic window:
- the LOC108881091 gene encoding pentraxin-4, translated as MGSHRPGHWTLILVHMLLLQYRAVKVQGIDPVSQKLRRLNEQFQQFQALTQARLDMLALNQNRNSSQGLESRLQALNDYYHHMSQDLEHLKQSITQEIEGLREWSRKLEKKSKRIEGHLTLMERNLRENRRHGQRQKPDPSQDFSNLTLELHYQEERLAALQDQRDELLVGLKGLQESLKNQALRVTRLEGRLGEVLQWNGGGNIRGLARVREPLSSPITPQEYYEPRRRAQTQRGGRPGRILGGHTQHKPEGISQTKTDSYSQARPYQYHATNQPKHSKVQRPRPQPDSIHNPQIQYQHQNPKPQPTDYLPQPVPYHPQSQIQMQAQTRPYQIQQGHLHHSVPYRRAQIQPQVQQPLQPQSQPQRQLHNPSWPQPLSQAQTHLESTKDRQSGTRLGAPESQASDVLPEPQSESYQSKGNRWKGEEEKEGNTKTETSVIHNLLQLPVRHKIPARPVPKKDATICNVDSMLFFPSASVENYVTFSLTLPDLPELSVCLWLRVEASHVGTLLSYATDDNDNQLVLYGRNSSASSTTFSGSSSSSHPSYSISPFSTSSHPSASPSSLDFVIGDPVYRLLPVSSLLDARWHHLCVLWSSIQGRFWYYSDRRLTSSGSNFRKGWEIPGGGSVVLGQEQDSVGGGFDAAEGFAGQVAGFRVWNRVLSPIEVEGVAEGRGVPRGVVLDLEDIKEVHGDVQQVACECLEHCI; from the exons ATGGGTAGCCACAGGCCCGGACACTGGACTCTGATCCTGGTTCACATGCTTCTGCTGCAGTATCGCGCTGTAAAGGTGCAGGGAATTGATCCTGTGTCCCAGAAACTACGACGGCTCAACGAACAG TTCCAGCAGTTCCAGGCGCTGACCCAGGCCCGTTTGGACATGTTGGCCCTGAACCAGAACAGAAACTCCTCACAGGGGCTGGAGAGCCGTCTTCAAGCCCTGAATGACTATTATCACCACATGTCACAGGACCTTGAACACCTGAAGCAGAGCATAACACAGGAAATAGAGGGTCTAAG GGAGTGGAGTAGGAAGCTCGAGAAGAAGAGCAAACGGATAGAGGGTCATCTGACTTTGATGGAGAGGAACCTGAGGGAGAACCGCCGCCACGGCCAGAGACAGAAGCCTGATCCCAGTCAGGACTTCTCCAACCTTACCCTGGAGCTCCACTACCAAGAGGAAAGACTGGCTGCCCTTCAAGACCAGCGTGATGAGCTGTTAGTGGGGCTGAAAGGGTTACAGGAATCCTTGAAAAACCAGGCACTGCGTGTGACCAGACTGGAGGGACGGCTTGGTGAGGTCCTGCAGTGGAATGGAGGAGGGAACATTAGGGGTTTGGCAAGAGTGAGAGAACCCCTCAGCTCCCCCATCACACCTCAAGAATACTATGAACCACGCAGAAGAGCCCAGACCCAGAGGGGAGGGAGGCCTGGAAGGATTCTGGGGGGACATACCCAACACAAACCAGAGGGAATCAGTCAAACAAAGACTGATAGTTACTCACAGGCAAGGCCATATCAATACCATGCAACAAACCAGCCAAAACATTCAAAAGTCCAGAGACCAAGACCTCAGCCAGACTCCATCCACAATCCACAGATACAATACCAGCATCAAAACCCTAAACCCCAGCCTACAGATTACCTGCCCCAGCCTGTCCCTTACCATCCCCAATCACAGATCCAGATGCAGGCCCAGACACGGCCTTACCAGATCCAGCAGGGGCATCTCCACCACTCTGTGCCTTATCGTCGTGCCCAGATCCAGCCCCAGGTCCAACAACCACTCCAGCCTCAGTCACAACCTCAGAGACAATTACACAACCCCTCCTGGCCCCAGCCCCTGTCCCAGGCTCAAACCCATCTTGAATCCaccaaagacagacagagcggGACCAGACTGGGAGCTCCTGAGTCTCAGGCCTCAGATGTTCTCCCTGAACCCCAGTCTGAGTCTTATCAGTCCAAGGGTAACAGGTGGAAaggtgaagaggagaaagaaggtAACACTAAGACTGAGACTTCAGTGATCCATAAcctcctccagcttcctgtGAGGCACAAGATCCCAGCACGGCCAGTTCCTAAAAAAGATGCAACCA tctGTAATGTGGACTCCATGCTGTTTTTCCCCTCGGCATCAGTGGAGAACTATGTCACCTTCTCCCTGACTCTTCCTGACCTTCCTGAACTTTCTGTGTGTCTATGGCTGCGTGTAGAGGCCTCACATGTCGGGACACTGCTCTCCTATGCCACAGATGACAATGACAACCAGTTAGTTCTGTATGGACGCAACTCCTCTGCCTCATCTACAACCTTCTCTGGGTCTTCCTCATCTTCCCACCCCTCCTACTCCATCTCTCCATTTTCAACCTCTTCACATCCCTCTGCTTCTCCATCCTCCTTGGACTTTGTCATCGGAGACCCTGTCTATCGCCTTCTCCCTGTGTCATCGCTCCTGGATGCTCGCTGGCAccacctctgtgtcctctggtCCTCCATACAGGGTCGTTTCTGGTACTACAGCGACCGTCGTCTCACCTCTTCAGGCTCCAACTTCAGGAAGGGCTGGGAGATACCTGGAGGTGGATCAGTGGTGCTGGGACAGGAGCAGGATTCTGTTGGTGGAGGGTTTGATGCTGCAGAGGGCTTTGCTGGGCAGGTGGCAGGGTTCAGGGTATGGAACCGGGTGCTGAGCCCAATAGAGGTGGAAGGGGTGGCAGAAGGGAGAGGTGTGCCCAGAGGGGTGGTGCTTGACTTGGAGGATATAAAGGAGGTCCATGGGGATGTGCAGCAGGTGGCATGTGAATGCTTAGAGCACTGTATCTGA